A genomic segment from Microbispora sp. ZYX-F-249 encodes:
- a CDS encoding carbohydrate ABC transporter permease, with the protein MPRKPVPRKQSPARAAGLRTPSWVGWLFVAPALGVYAVFVLRPIALTVQYSMYRWDGIGPSTWAGLGNYVRVFTDPDLFASILNAIKLIVFFSVIPVVLGLAIASTIRRIAASRLALVARTVLFLPQVIPLVAAGIAWSWLMSSTGLVNQLLAYVGLESVARAWLGDFSTALPAVGVIGAWVLLGLCTILLLSGLSKIDPALYEAARMDGAGPLREFVSITVPCLRQEIGVCVTVTVIAALASFDIVYVSTQGGPGNATMVPGLEIYYLAFSERQVGMASALAVVLMVLVILVALPIQWLTKDRSS; encoded by the coding sequence GTGCCCAGGAAGCCCGTGCCCAGGAAGCAGAGCCCCGCCCGCGCGGCGGGGCTCCGCACCCCGAGTTGGGTCGGCTGGCTCTTCGTGGCTCCGGCACTCGGCGTCTACGCGGTCTTCGTGCTGCGCCCGATCGCGCTCACCGTCCAGTACTCGATGTACCGCTGGGACGGCATCGGCCCGTCCACCTGGGCCGGCCTGGGCAACTACGTCAGGGTGTTCACCGACCCCGACCTGTTCGCCTCCATCCTCAACGCGATCAAGCTGATCGTCTTCTTCAGCGTGATCCCGGTCGTGCTGGGCCTCGCGATCGCCTCGACGATCCGCCGGATCGCCGCGAGCCGGCTCGCGCTGGTGGCGCGGACGGTCCTGTTCCTGCCGCAGGTCATCCCGCTCGTCGCCGCCGGCATCGCCTGGAGCTGGCTGATGTCGTCGACCGGCCTGGTCAACCAGCTGCTCGCGTACGTCGGCCTCGAAAGCGTGGCGCGCGCCTGGCTGGGCGACTTCTCCACGGCCCTGCCGGCGGTCGGCGTGATCGGGGCGTGGGTGCTGCTCGGCCTGTGCACGATCCTTCTCCTGTCCGGCCTGAGCAAGATCGATCCGGCGCTGTACGAGGCCGCCCGGATGGACGGAGCAGGGCCGCTGCGCGAGTTCGTCTCGATCACCGTGCCCTGCCTGCGGCAGGAGATCGGCGTCTGCGTCACGGTGACCGTGATCGCGGCGCTGGCCAGCTTCGACATCGTCTACGTCTCCACGCAGGGCGGACCGGGCAACGCGACGATGGTCCCCGGGCTGGAGATCTACTACCTGGCCTTCTCCGAGCGGCAGGTGGGCATGGCGTCCGCACTGGCCGTCGTGCTCATGGTGCTCGTCATCCTCGTCGCCCTTCCCATCCAGTGGCTCACCAAGGACAGGTCCTCATGA
- a CDS encoding ABC transporter substrate-binding protein, with translation MSRRTRWNGAALAVVMGGALAAGCGAPGGDAPRPEATGASLAAAPTCGTAPVTLNAYIETGFPLPKELSTEFSKQHPNVKWNIREDQFAVITQNAPRVLADDPPDLMRLPQVSELVKNNLLKNLDGYAKAFGWDSWPASQLEQMRMAPGGKTRGEGSLYAMGLNFSMTGVFYNKKLADKIGMSSPPATLAELDDALAKAKSAGITPIAQFNGGATGGLAFPLQDLMAAYGPSGPINEWIYQKPGATIDTPSNLQATRHLEKWIKAGYFWKDVNAVDYATMMSRFIKGEGLFMFNGDWESGNLDKQMPGDVGFFLMPPAQQGGKQAAMSAPLTYGISSRAKNADCAAYFLNWVATDPKAREIGVQVGGSHPMGPADAPMPEVSEGTVTASTLAAGAKIAEDNGSMDFIANATGAIYAKSWTPQLQKLVAGQQTPEALLKSVQSDYTSQVKGS, from the coding sequence ATGTCGCGTCGAACTCGCTGGAACGGGGCCGCGCTCGCGGTCGTGATGGGAGGGGCGCTGGCGGCGGGCTGCGGGGCGCCCGGCGGCGACGCCCCCCGGCCGGAGGCCACCGGCGCGTCCCTGGCGGCCGCGCCGACCTGCGGCACGGCGCCGGTCACGCTCAACGCCTACATCGAGACCGGCTTTCCCCTGCCGAAGGAGCTCAGCACCGAGTTCTCCAAGCAGCATCCGAACGTGAAGTGGAACATCCGCGAGGACCAGTTCGCGGTGATCACGCAGAACGCGCCGCGCGTCCTCGCCGACGACCCGCCGGACCTGATGCGGCTCCCGCAGGTGTCGGAGCTGGTGAAGAACAACCTGCTGAAGAACCTCGACGGCTACGCGAAGGCGTTCGGCTGGGATTCCTGGCCCGCCTCACAGCTGGAGCAGATGCGCATGGCCCCCGGCGGCAAGACCCGCGGGGAGGGGTCGCTGTACGCCATGGGGCTGAACTTCAGCATGACCGGCGTGTTCTACAACAAGAAGCTCGCCGACAAGATCGGCATGTCGTCCCCGCCCGCCACCCTGGCCGAGCTGGACGACGCGCTCGCGAAGGCCAAGAGCGCGGGCATCACCCCGATCGCCCAGTTCAACGGCGGAGCCACCGGCGGTCTCGCCTTCCCACTGCAGGACCTCATGGCCGCGTACGGTCCCTCGGGGCCGATCAACGAGTGGATCTACCAGAAGCCGGGCGCCACGATCGACACCCCCTCCAACCTGCAGGCGACGCGGCACCTGGAGAAGTGGATCAAGGCCGGGTACTTCTGGAAGGACGTCAACGCCGTCGACTACGCGACCATGATGAGCCGCTTCATCAAGGGCGAGGGCCTGTTCATGTTCAACGGCGACTGGGAGTCGGGGAACCTCGACAAGCAGATGCCGGGCGACGTGGGCTTCTTCCTGATGCCGCCGGCGCAGCAGGGCGGCAAGCAGGCCGCGATGTCGGCGCCCCTCACCTACGGGATCAGCTCCAGGGCGAAGAACGCCGACTGCGCGGCGTACTTCCTCAACTGGGTGGCGACCGACCCGAAGGCGCGTGAGATCGGCGTGCAGGTCGGCGGGTCGCACCCGATGGGGCCGGCGGACGCTCCCATGCCGGAGGTCAGCGAGGGCACGGTCACCGCGAGCACCCTGGCGGCAGGAGCCAAGATCGCCGAGGACAACGGCTCGATGGACTTCATCGCCAACGCCACCGGCGCGATCTACGCCAAGAGCTGGACGCCGCAGTTGCAGAAACTGGTCGCCGGTCAGCAGACCCCCGAGGCGCTGCTGAAGTCGGTGCAGAGCGACTACACGAGCCAGGTCAAGGGGAGCTGA
- a CDS encoding LacI family DNA-binding transcriptional regulator has translation MSPRRVTLADVAKTAGVSPTTASLVLSGRGRELRISQDVEQRVLKAAAELQYRPNIVSVGLRTGTTRTIGFISDTVATSRLAGDMIKGALEAARERGFMLFIGETEGDAELERLLLQAMHDRQVDGIILAAMYTRTIKVPKGMAVAPAVLLNALPKQPSPLPSVIPDEIEAGRVAARTLLDAGHREGIHLIGAGPGRRNVPPGGSVAAVERLIGIREVLAEAGVKPAGGHVCPDWQPEYGLSVTRELLKKERPRALICFNDRVALGAYQALDDFGLKVPADVSVVSFDDHPIASWMRPQLTTVALPHYELGRKAVDVLFTEIGRDREDDGGEGEVHRVPMPIRLRESVTSPGA, from the coding sequence GTGAGCCCACGACGGGTCACGCTGGCGGACGTCGCCAAGACCGCCGGCGTCTCGCCGACCACCGCGTCGCTCGTGCTGTCCGGACGCGGCCGGGAGCTGCGCATCTCCCAGGACGTCGAGCAGCGTGTCCTCAAGGCCGCGGCCGAGCTGCAGTACCGGCCGAACATCGTATCCGTAGGCCTCCGAACTGGGACAACTCGGACTATCGGCTTTATTTCGGACACAGTCGCCACGTCGCGGCTCGCCGGCGACATGATCAAGGGAGCACTCGAAGCCGCGCGGGAGCGCGGCTTCATGTTGTTCATCGGTGAGACGGAGGGCGACGCCGAGCTGGAGCGCCTCCTGCTGCAGGCCATGCACGACCGTCAGGTGGACGGCATCATCCTGGCCGCGATGTACACGAGAACCATCAAGGTGCCGAAGGGCATGGCGGTCGCCCCCGCCGTCCTGCTCAACGCGCTCCCCAAACAGCCGTCACCGCTGCCGTCGGTCATCCCCGACGAGATCGAGGCCGGACGCGTCGCCGCGAGAACTCTGCTCGACGCCGGCCATCGCGAGGGCATCCACCTGATCGGCGCCGGCCCCGGCCGGCGCAACGTCCCTCCGGGTGGAAGCGTCGCGGCCGTCGAACGGCTCATCGGCATCCGCGAGGTGCTCGCCGAGGCGGGGGTCAAGCCGGCGGGCGGGCACGTCTGCCCCGACTGGCAACCCGAGTACGGCCTCAGCGTGACCCGGGAGCTGCTGAAGAAGGAGCGCCCGCGGGCGTTGATCTGCTTCAACGACCGGGTCGCCCTCGGCGCCTATCAGGCACTCGACGACTTCGGGCTCAAGGTGCCCGCCGACGTCTCCGTCGTGTCCTTCGACGACCACCCCATCGCCTCGTGGATGCGCCCCCAGCTGACGACGGTGGCCCTCCCCCACTACGAGCTCGGCCGCAAGGCCGTCGACGTGCTGTTCACGGAGATCGGCCGCGACCGCGAGGACGACGGCGGGGAGGGTGAGGTGCATCGCGTGCCGATGCCCATCCGCCTGCGGGAGTCGGTCACCTCGCCGGGCGCGTGA